A region from the Riemerella anatipestifer genome encodes:
- a CDS encoding TonB-dependent receptor domain-containing protein: MNTHNIEIVSIIRKKTLALTITVGVASFAFAQQKNMVLGRVVDAYNQPIPYASVSFEHQTNKLYSDAILTDEKGNYKLPLNAGVYKITIEAIDFKQKILTKEILSGGSLGDFKIEKETTVTHAKTKNIEGVTITVNAPKPYKVELDKKTYDVSSDLVSKGGSLQDVLQNVPSVDVDTDGTVSMRGSSNVRFLINGKPSSMLGIDDGANALQSIPAEQIEKIEVITNPSSKFEASGTSGILNIILKKNKKTGFNGSVIGSIGYLPQTNLNANLSWRKGNFTWFINGGGGYRESKGTTRNNNFYKKNDAQVNQLLESRQNGERNTAMDTYNATAGIVYDLGKNTSINASGAIRTFKGTEDAFTNFRYLYDNTILPTPYTVRNSKGTSDNLAFQGDLGLDHKFSDKDNLSLSLSYQKSKNDAYTIISQESNNIFDALFLADLASPHLSFQTNDNSQSSKNQTIIAKADYELNIGENSKLELGYRLDSNNNQYDNIANRSLGAGGAFSPLGMFTNNTVYNELFNAVYVQFKSKIGKLGYQVGLRDELSNIKIDYQNLAEGKIIDNKIKNYNNLFPSVYLSYDIAKNNQLLVNYSRRIDRPRAFFLVPYFSLTDDQNVFRGNMDLNPSYVDSYELGYSIQKKKFTINPTLYLRRTTDDNKMLVYREDERTNIFYVTPINLGTDTRYGLDLNGTADLYPWWKIMASVNLFAYKLDGQTSYSVIDKNGASALRNASFVGKGFSSIMRLNSTFRIDKTLSIQLQGFYRGGTKTEFQDRKAMYAINFGASKTIWNGSGTLAFNVQDIFNTRNRTVHTFTENTTRESYMQWQPRQINLSLTYRFKQGEKVEQPKRKREGNYSEDFEGGGGML; encoded by the coding sequence ATGAACACTCATAATATAGAAATCGTTAGTATAATTAGAAAGAAAACTTTAGCTCTTACCATTACGGTAGGAGTGGCGAGTTTTGCTTTTGCTCAACAAAAAAATATGGTTTTGGGTAGAGTAGTAGATGCCTATAATCAGCCAATACCTTATGCTTCTGTGAGTTTTGAACATCAGACTAACAAACTTTACAGCGATGCGATTTTAACAGATGAAAAGGGAAATTATAAATTACCACTTAACGCGGGAGTTTATAAAATTACTATCGAAGCTATAGATTTCAAACAAAAAATACTCACTAAAGAAATTCTTTCAGGAGGAAGTTTAGGCGATTTTAAAATAGAAAAAGAAACAACTGTAACTCACGCTAAGACTAAGAATATAGAAGGCGTTACCATTACCGTGAATGCTCCTAAGCCTTATAAAGTAGAGCTAGATAAGAAGACTTATGATGTTTCTTCCGACTTGGTAAGCAAGGGTGGGAGTTTGCAAGATGTATTGCAAAATGTACCTTCGGTAGATGTAGATACAGATGGGACAGTTTCTATGAGAGGAAGCTCTAATGTGAGGTTTTTAATAAATGGTAAGCCGTCATCTATGTTGGGTATAGATGATGGTGCTAATGCATTGCAATCAATCCCTGCGGAACAAATAGAAAAAATAGAAGTTATCACCAATCCATCTTCCAAATTTGAGGCTTCTGGGACTTCTGGGATTCTCAATATTATTCTGAAAAAAAATAAAAAAACAGGGTTTAATGGTAGTGTTATTGGGTCTATTGGTTATCTACCGCAGACTAACCTTAATGCTAATTTGAGCTGGAGAAAAGGTAATTTTACTTGGTTTATCAATGGTGGTGGCGGTTATAGAGAATCTAAAGGAACTACCAGAAACAACAACTTTTATAAGAAAAATGATGCCCAAGTTAATCAGCTGCTAGAGTCTAGGCAAAACGGAGAACGAAACACCGCAATGGATACCTACAATGCTACTGCAGGTATAGTCTATGATTTGGGTAAAAATACTTCTATCAACGCTTCGGGAGCGATAAGAACTTTTAAAGGTACGGAAGACGCTTTTACCAATTTCCGTTATCTTTACGACAATACTATTTTGCCAACACCTTACACGGTGAGAAATAGTAAAGGGACTAGTGATAATTTGGCGTTTCAAGGAGATTTAGGTTTAGACCATAAATTTAGTGATAAAGACAACCTTTCCTTATCGTTGAGTTATCAGAAAAGTAAAAACGATGCTTATACCATCATTAGTCAAGAGTCTAATAATATTTTTGATGCCTTGTTTTTGGCAGACTTAGCTAGTCCACATCTTAGTTTTCAAACTAATGATAATTCTCAATCTTCAAAAAATCAAACCATTATTGCTAAGGCAGATTATGAGCTTAACATCGGAGAAAATTCTAAACTAGAATTGGGTTATCGTTTGGATAGCAATAATAATCAATATGATAACATAGCGAATAGAAGTCTAGGGGCTGGTGGAGCGTTTTCGCCGTTGGGTATGTTTACTAATAATACAGTTTATAATGAGTTGTTCAATGCGGTGTATGTTCAGTTTAAGAGCAAAATAGGGAAATTAGGCTATCAGGTAGGATTGAGAGACGAACTTTCTAATATTAAAATAGACTACCAAAACCTAGCGGAAGGTAAAATAATTGATAATAAAATCAAAAATTACAACAATCTTTTCCCTAGTGTATATTTGAGTTATGATATTGCTAAAAATAATCAGTTGTTGGTTAATTATTCTAGAAGGATAGATCGCCCTAGAGCCTTTTTCTTAGTCCCATATTTTTCATTAACAGACGACCAAAATGTCTTTAGAGGAAATATGGATTTGAACCCATCTTATGTGGACTCATACGAACTAGGATATAGCATACAGAAGAAAAAATTTACCATTAATCCAACTCTTTACCTAAGACGCACGACAGATGACAATAAAATGTTGGTTTATAGAGAAGATGAAAGAACCAATATCTTTTATGTGACGCCTATCAATTTAGGTACGGATACCAGATACGGGCTAGATCTTAATGGTACGGCGGACCTTTATCCTTGGTGGAAGATTATGGCAAGTGTTAATCTATTCGCTTATAAATTAGACGGACAAACTTCTTATTCTGTAATAGATAAAAATGGAGCATCGGCGTTGAGAAATGCCTCATTCGTAGGGAAAGGTTTTTCTAGTATAATGCGACTTAACTCTACTTTTAGGATAGATAAAACATTAAGTATTCAGTTGCAAGGATTTTACAGAGGTGGTACTAAAACCGAGTTTCAAGACAGAAAAGCAATGTATGCCATTAATTTCGGAGCTTCTAAAACCATTTGGAATGGTAGTGGGACTTTGGCGTTTAATGTTCAGGATATATTCAATACTAGAAATAGAACGGTACATACTTTTACCGAAAATACCACTAGAGAATCTTATATGCAGTGGCAACCGAGACAAATCAATCTATCTCTAACTTACCGTTTCAAACAAGGAGAAAAGGTAGAACAGCCTAAACGAAAAAGAGAGGGCAACTATTCGGAAGACTTTGAAGGTGGTGGCGGTATGCTCTAA
- a CDS encoding FtsK/SpoIIIE family DNA translocase, which translates to MNPKQDIKTPSKTLSKGRIIIGVSLILISAILVLSFISYLGSWKSDQSQAGMLTDKSVKSSNFIGKFGDWLGNLFIFESFGISAFIIAFLIFMLGTLVLKKKYFKPLKAFSHSLFFICWLPIFIGAITKGEGVLSGVYGFQIYDYLSVFIGDFGLWLILITSITLYFVLEFNLRPSVIKAKFDHLNDKATSTLENIKAKTGFQDDEENEDASSEDTTDLDSDTDNLVKEEPTNNIISTPKVEIPTKKENISFDNINFDLEPQSTAEIIATPNKTSETKKENIVEVSLESTPKEEVLNDDDIDFSIEKTAPVEVVESEDIASELVKKHGLYDHRLELAKFQMPSIELLADYGNEEITINKEELEENKNKIVGLLKNFNVGIAQIKATIGPTVTLYEIVPEVGTRVASIKKLQDDIALNLSALGIRIIAPMPGKGTIGIEVPRKNASMVSMRSVIASQKFQTTDMDLPIVFGKTISNEVFMADLAKMPHLLMAGATGQGKSVGINAILASLLYKKHPSELKLVLVDPKKVELSLYSKIERHYLAKLPDTEEAILTDNSKVINTLNSLCIEMDNRYDLLKNAFCRNLKEYNKKFTERKLNPENGHRYLPYIVLVVDEFADLIMTAGKEVEHPIARLAQLARAVGIHLIIATQRPSVNVITGMIKANFPARVSFRVNASVDSRTILDATGADQLIGKGDMLYTNGNDIIRVQCAFIDTPEVEKIADFIGEQKGYPDAYELPEYNGEDNGSSSSDFDPNEKDALFEEAARIVVSTQQGSTSMLQRQLKLGYNRAGRIVDQLEASGILGSFNGSKAREVLIQDLTSLEQFLESMKRN; encoded by the coding sequence ATGAATCCAAAACAAGATATAAAAACTCCTAGTAAAACCTTATCCAAAGGGCGTATTATTATAGGCGTAAGTTTAATTTTAATTTCTGCCATCTTAGTTCTTTCTTTCATTTCTTATTTGGGAAGTTGGAAGTCTGACCAAAGCCAAGCAGGAATGCTTACGGACAAATCTGTAAAATCTTCTAATTTTATAGGAAAATTTGGAGATTGGCTAGGAAATCTGTTTATCTTTGAAAGTTTTGGAATAAGTGCCTTTATTATTGCTTTCTTAATCTTTATGCTAGGAACTTTAGTTCTTAAAAAGAAATACTTTAAACCTTTAAAAGCATTTTCTCATTCACTATTTTTTATTTGTTGGTTGCCTATTTTTATTGGAGCCATTACCAAAGGCGAAGGTGTTTTAAGTGGCGTATATGGTTTTCAAATATATGATTACCTAAGCGTATTCATCGGAGATTTTGGGCTTTGGCTTATCCTTATCACTAGTATTACTTTATACTTTGTTTTAGAGTTTAACCTTCGTCCGAGCGTTATTAAAGCTAAGTTTGACCATCTTAACGATAAAGCGACTTCTACTTTAGAAAACATTAAAGCTAAAACAGGTTTCCAAGATGACGAAGAAAATGAAGATGCTTCTTCTGAGGATACCACAGATTTAGACTCTGATACAGATAACCTAGTCAAAGAAGAACCCACTAATAATATTATCTCTACTCCAAAAGTAGAAATTCCTACTAAAAAGGAAAATATCTCCTTTGATAATATCAATTTTGATTTAGAGCCTCAATCTACAGCCGAAATCATTGCGACACCTAACAAAACTTCGGAAACTAAAAAGGAAAATATTGTAGAAGTTTCTTTAGAATCAACTCCTAAGGAAGAGGTTTTAAATGATGATGATATTGATTTCAGTATAGAAAAAACAGCTCCTGTAGAAGTTGTGGAAAGTGAAGATATCGCTAGTGAATTAGTAAAAAAACACGGACTGTATGACCATAGACTAGAATTAGCTAAATTCCAAATGCCTAGCATTGAACTACTAGCCGACTATGGCAACGAAGAAATTACCATCAATAAAGAAGAACTAGAGGAAAACAAAAATAAAATTGTAGGACTTCTAAAAAACTTTAATGTAGGTATCGCACAGATAAAAGCAACCATCGGTCCTACCGTTACTCTCTACGAAATAGTACCAGAAGTAGGTACAAGAGTAGCGTCTATTAAAAAACTACAAGATGATATAGCTCTTAACCTTTCGGCGTTGGGGATTCGTATTATTGCACCTATGCCTGGTAAAGGGACAATAGGTATAGAAGTACCTAGAAAAAATGCGTCTATGGTATCTATGCGTTCGGTAATTGCTTCTCAAAAGTTCCAAACCACGGATATGGATTTGCCTATTGTATTCGGTAAAACCATTTCTAACGAGGTCTTTATGGCAGATTTAGCCAAAATGCCTCACCTCCTAATGGCAGGAGCTACAGGACAAGGTAAATCCGTAGGAATCAATGCGATATTAGCTTCTTTACTTTATAAAAAACACCCTAGCGAACTTAAACTAGTATTAGTTGACCCTAAAAAAGTGGAACTTTCGCTTTATTCCAAAATAGAAAGACACTATTTAGCCAAACTACCTGATACCGAAGAGGCTATACTTACAGATAATTCTAAGGTTATCAATACACTTAACTCTCTGTGTATTGAGATGGATAACAGGTACGATTTACTTAAAAATGCTTTCTGTAGAAACCTTAAAGAATACAATAAAAAATTCACTGAAAGAAAACTAAATCCAGAAAACGGACACCGTTATTTACCTTATATCGTTTTGGTAGTAGATGAGTTTGCAGACCTTATTATGACGGCAGGTAAAGAGGTAGAACACCCTATTGCTCGTTTGGCACAGTTGGCTCGTGCGGTTGGGATTCATTTGATTATTGCAACCCAAAGACCATCGGTAAACGTCATCACAGGTATGATAAAGGCGAATTTCCCTGCTAGAGTATCTTTCCGAGTGAATGCAAGCGTGGATTCTAGAACGATATTAGATGCAACTGGTGCTGACCAACTAATAGGCAAAGGAGATATGCTCTACACCAATGGTAATGATATTATCCGTGTACAATGTGCCTTTATAGATACACCTGAAGTTGAGAAAATAGCTGATTTTATAGGCGAACAAAAAGGTTATCCTGACGCTTATGAATTACCTGAATATAATGGTGAAGACAATGGCAGTTCTAGTAGCGATTTTGACCCTAATGAAAAAGATGCCCTCTTCGAAGAAGCAGCAAGGATTGTAGTTTCCACACAACAAGGCTCTACTTCGATGTTGCAACGACAGCTCAAGTTGGGATACAACAGAGCAGGTAGAATTGTAGACCAGCTAGAAGCATCTGGGATTTTAGGCAGTTTCAATGGCTCTAAAGCGAGGGAAGTCCTTATCCAAGATTTAACATCATTGGAACAGTTTTTGGAATCTATGAAACGAAATTAA
- a CDS encoding deoxynucleoside kinase — MHIAVTGNIGAGKTTLTKMLAKHYGWEAQFEDVDDNPYLDDFYHDMFKWSFALQIYFLGSRFRQVKEIRESGKNIIQDRTIYEDAHIFAENLNEMQLLSDRDYKNYTSLFELMKTFVSAPDLLIYLRASVPKLVGQIAKRGRDYEAEISIDYLSKLNNKYESWIQNYKEGKLLIIKVDDLDFVERPEDFGSILERIDGQLNGLF, encoded by the coding sequence ATGCATATAGCAGTAACAGGAAATATAGGTGCAGGTAAAACCACACTTACCAAGATGTTAGCAAAACATTACGGCTGGGAGGCTCAGTTTGAAGATGTAGATGATAACCCTTATTTAGACGATTTTTATCACGATATGTTTAAGTGGTCTTTTGCCTTACAAATATATTTTCTAGGGAGTAGATTTCGTCAGGTTAAAGAGATTAGAGAGAGTGGTAAAAACATTATTCAAGATAGAACCATCTACGAAGATGCTCATATTTTTGCAGAAAATCTAAACGAAATGCAACTCTTAAGCGATAGAGATTATAAAAATTATACTTCGCTTTTTGAGTTGATGAAAACTTTTGTTTCCGCCCCAGATTTACTGATTTATCTAAGAGCCTCTGTACCCAAATTGGTGGGACAAATTGCCAAAAGAGGTAGGGATTACGAAGCAGAAATAAGTATAGACTACCTTTCCAAGCTTAATAATAAATATGAAAGTTGGATACAAAATTATAAAGAAGGTAAACTTTTAATCATAAAGGTTGATGATTTAGACTTCGTAGAAAGACCAGAAGATTTTGGTTCTATATTAGAAAGGATAGATGGTCAGCTCAATGGTTTATTCTAA
- a CDS encoding LptF/LptG family permease: protein MLKKLDRYIIKTFFGPFLFIFSVLFFIFLVNIIWIKLSQFTGKGLSPFEIGKLLFYMGVSVVNMVLPLTVLLSSIMTFGAFGERYELAAMKAAGISLFRIMRPLIFVVTLLSIILFIFSNNVIPDFNRKAKNMLYNIAVTKPALNFTAGQFIGAIPGASVKFDKISGENGENLEGIIIHKEVNGNNPQQTIIAPKGKFVPAQNRNYLKLILYKGYVYEDENTSYNYNERTKQPNKSIKFDSLVTHFDVSEFINKAIEEEKITENYQFQTYLDINGSIAQLEKEQKTRFDNISNELVAQNNFYVNYLDKSKNKKATQPFKIDTLKKEKKIEILYNAYKKINTLKEDKKSNKDPELYEMLKQRSKMIMYQQRILSFSITCIIFFLIGSSLGSIIRKGGIGFPVVIAIVIFIIFYVLNLTVENLSWKGKLDPYLAAWLPNLILAPLGIWFTIKALTDSQILDAEKYKAFFKPIIQKFSKNKEHKRYQ, encoded by the coding sequence ATGCTGAAAAAACTAGACCGCTATATTATTAAAACTTTTTTTGGACCCTTTTTGTTCATATTCAGCGTATTGTTTTTTATTTTCTTGGTTAACATCATTTGGATTAAACTTTCGCAGTTTACAGGCAAAGGGCTTTCTCCTTTTGAAATAGGCAAACTATTGTTCTATATGGGTGTTAGCGTAGTTAATATGGTACTCCCTCTTACGGTACTCCTTTCTTCCATAATGACCTTTGGTGCATTTGGTGAACGCTACGAACTCGCAGCAATGAAAGCGGCAGGTATCTCGTTATTTAGAATTATGCGTCCGCTCATATTCGTTGTAACGCTACTCTCCATCATTTTATTTATCTTTTCTAACAATGTCATTCCAGACTTTAATAGAAAAGCCAAAAATATGCTCTACAATATTGCGGTCACCAAACCTGCACTTAACTTTACTGCAGGTCAGTTTATCGGAGCGATACCTGGAGCATCTGTAAAATTTGATAAAATTTCTGGAGAAAATGGCGAGAATTTAGAAGGTATTATCATCCACAAAGAAGTAAATGGAAATAATCCACAACAAACTATTATTGCCCCTAAAGGGAAGTTTGTACCTGCACAAAACAGAAATTATCTAAAACTCATCTTATATAAAGGCTATGTTTATGAAGATGAAAATACTAGCTACAATTATAATGAAAGGACTAAACAACCTAACAAAAGTATAAAATTCGATAGTTTAGTAACCCATTTTGATGTAAGTGAATTTATAAACAAAGCCATAGAAGAAGAAAAAATTACCGAAAATTATCAATTCCAAACCTATCTAGACATCAATGGTTCTATAGCTCAGCTAGAAAAAGAGCAAAAGACTAGGTTTGATAATATTAGTAACGAGCTAGTAGCTCAGAATAATTTTTATGTCAATTACCTAGATAAATCAAAAAATAAAAAAGCTACACAACCTTTCAAAATTGATACTCTAAAAAAAGAGAAGAAAATAGAAATTCTTTACAATGCATATAAAAAAATAAACACTCTTAAAGAAGACAAAAAAAGTAATAAAGACCCTGAGTTATACGAGATGCTTAAACAACGTAGCAAGATGATTATGTATCAGCAAAGGATACTTTCATTCTCCATAACTTGTATTATTTTCTTCTTAATAGGCTCTAGCTTGGGTTCTATCATCAGAAAAGGAGGCATTGGCTTTCCTGTGGTTATTGCGATTGTCATATTCATTATTTTTTATGTTCTTAACTTGACCGTAGAAAATCTATCTTGGAAAGGGAAACTCGACCCTTATTTAGCAGCGTGGCTCCCAAACTTAATACTAGCTCCTCTAGGTATATGGTTTACTATAAAAGCACTTACAGATTCGCAAATTTTAGATGCTGAAAAGTATAAAGCTTTCTTTAAACCTATAATACAGAAATTCTCAAAGAATAAAGAACATAAGAGGTATCAATAG
- a CDS encoding methylated-DNA--[protein]-cysteine S-methyltransferase, with translation MLYSKTINTPLGEMIAIADDNGIYLLEFTDKKHLDTELKKLYSTLNNSNIKEISNPHLETLEKELNLYFNQNLKEFSVPIQLLGTPFQKQVWQTLLKIPYGSTKSYLQQAIMMDSPKAVRAVANANSLNKIAIIVPCHRVIRSNGTLTGYAGGLWRKEELVQLEKSLAHQQD, from the coding sequence ATGCTCTATTCAAAAACTATAAATACTCCTTTAGGTGAAATGATTGCTATTGCTGATGATAATGGGATATATCTATTAGAATTCACAGATAAAAAACATTTAGATACAGAACTAAAAAAACTATATTCCACTCTAAACAATAGTAATATTAAAGAAATCTCAAACCCACATCTAGAGACCCTAGAGAAAGAATTAAATCTCTACTTTAATCAAAATTTAAAAGAATTTTCTGTCCCAATACAACTATTAGGGACGCCTTTCCAAAAACAAGTTTGGCAAACTCTACTTAAAATACCTTACGGAAGTACCAAAAGCTATCTACAACAAGCCATAATGATGGATAGCCCAAAAGCAGTGAGAGCTGTAGCTAACGCTAACAGCCTCAATAAGATTGCTATTATAGTGCCTTGCCACCGTGTTATTAGGAGCAATGGTACACTCACAGGCTATGCTGGTGGACTTTGGCGTAAGGAGGAATTAGTACAACTTGAAAAAAGCCTTGCCCACCAACAAGATTAA
- the holA gene encoding DNA polymerase III subunit delta: protein MKELEIILKNIKNKELLPIYFFHGEEPYYIDVAVKHFENEVLTEDEKAFNQTVVYGKDTTYSEVLALARQFPMMGDKQLIVLKEAQDIRLTEKETEALEAYVNNPVPSTILVIAHKHKKVDSRKKFAKTLAKNKMLFLSEPVKDWNLPQFIQDEISRAGLKAEPNIPTILAEYLGNDLSRIANEINKLKLILKEGEILNSLLVEKHIGISKDYNVFELQKALGTKNEEQAMKIAYYIGKNPKSNPFVMMLGSLYNYFSNLIVFHSLKGMSPQSIAAEMGVNPYFIKDYETSARLYPLKHATRIISILREFDMKSKGLGAVNMTDAELLKEMVYKILNVDKTKVKV from the coding sequence ATGAAAGAGTTAGAAATAATCCTCAAAAATATTAAAAATAAAGAACTTCTCCCTATTTATTTTTTTCATGGGGAAGAGCCTTATTATATAGATGTAGCGGTAAAACATTTTGAAAATGAAGTCCTTACGGAAGATGAAAAAGCGTTTAATCAAACCGTAGTTTATGGTAAGGATACTACCTATTCGGAAGTGTTGGCGTTGGCAAGGCAGTTCCCAATGATGGGCGATAAACAACTTATCGTACTCAAAGAAGCCCAAGATATTAGACTTACAGAAAAAGAGACAGAAGCTCTAGAAGCCTATGTTAATAATCCTGTACCATCTACCATTTTGGTAATCGCTCACAAGCATAAAAAAGTAGATTCTAGAAAAAAGTTTGCTAAAACTTTGGCTAAGAACAAGATGCTTTTCCTTAGCGAACCTGTCAAAGATTGGAATTTACCTCAATTTATACAAGATGAAATTTCTAGAGCAGGACTAAAAGCAGAGCCTAATATCCCTACAATTTTAGCCGAATATCTAGGGAATGACCTTTCTAGAATAGCTAATGAAATCAATAAACTTAAACTGATTTTAAAGGAAGGAGAGATACTTAATAGCCTTCTTGTAGAGAAACATATTGGGATTAGTAAAGATTATAATGTATTTGAACTACAAAAGGCATTAGGAACAAAGAATGAAGAACAAGCGATGAAAATAGCTTACTACATTGGTAAAAATCCAAAATCTAATCCGTTTGTGATGATGTTGGGTAGTTTGTACAATTATTTTTCTAATCTCATTGTTTTTCATAGCCTTAAAGGTATGTCGCCACAGAGTATTGCGGCAGAGATGGGTGTTAATCCTTATTTTATTAAAGATTATGAAACTTCGGCGAGACTTTATCCGCTAAAACACGCTACTAGAATTATATCTATTCTTAGAGAATTTGATATGAAAAGTAAAGGTCTAGGAGCGGTAAATATGACGGACGCTGAGCTTCTGAAAGAAATGGTTTATAAAATTTTGAATGTAGATAAAACAAAAGTTAAAGTATAA
- a CDS encoding glutaminyl-peptide cyclotransferase: MKKNIIVACLGLMLLASCNKDKEILNTLNEYNLSMEEKGYHFGDVIKLPEEVTKNAETISISFGDKEISDLKITPEVFSLGDNEVSFVIKTKSGETLTQDATIYVFAKNPEQNLSYTIVNEYPHSTENFVQGFQLEGNTIYESDGQNGSSRILKYNLGSVTPLAVTPQSNEIFSEGSTIVGDKVYQLTWQNKKGFIYDKASLKLLSEFPYPGAIGEGWGLTYDGKNLILSDGTKNLYFLNPNNPSEIVKQIAVAGNTQAYDRLNELEYHQGFIYANVWQQPYILKINPNTGEVVGKFDFSEISKKHTTGEDDVLNGIAFKGENMLVTGKNWDKIYEVKIK, translated from the coding sequence ATGAAAAAAAATATTATTGTGGCTTGTTTAGGCTTAATGCTTTTAGCCTCTTGTAATAAAGATAAAGAGATATTAAATACACTTAATGAGTATAATCTTTCTATGGAAGAAAAAGGCTATCATTTTGGTGATGTTATTAAACTTCCAGAAGAGGTTACTAAAAATGCTGAGACGATAAGTATTAGTTTTGGAGATAAAGAAATATCAGACCTTAAGATTACTCCTGAAGTATTTAGTTTAGGCGATAACGAGGTGTCTTTTGTTATTAAAACTAAAAGTGGCGAAACATTAACTCAAGATGCAACTATCTATGTTTTTGCTAAAAATCCAGAACAAAATTTAAGTTATACTATCGTAAACGAATATCCACATAGTACCGAAAACTTTGTGCAAGGGTTTCAGTTAGAAGGGAATACCATTTACGAAAGTGATGGGCAAAATGGCAGCTCTAGAATCTTAAAATATAATTTAGGAAGTGTAACACCTTTGGCGGTAACACCACAGTCTAATGAAATTTTCTCGGAAGGTTCTACTATTGTGGGCGATAAAGTTTATCAACTTACTTGGCAAAACAAGAAAGGGTTTATTTATGATAAGGCTAGTTTAAAACTTTTATCAGAATTCCCTTATCCGGGTGCAATAGGCGAGGGGTGGGGACTTACCTATGATGGTAAAAACCTTATTTTATCAGATGGAACAAAAAATCTTTATTTTTTAAATCCTAATAACCCGTCTGAAATTGTTAAGCAGATTGCTGTAGCAGGAAACACCCAAGCTTATGACCGACTTAATGAGCTAGAATATCATCAAGGGTTTATTTACGCTAATGTGTGGCAACAGCCTTATATACTGAAAATCAATCCGAATACAGGAGAGGTTGTGGGGAAATTTGATTTTTCAGAGATATCTAAAAAGCACACCACGGGAGAAGATGATGTCTTAAATGGAATTGCCTTCAAAGGTGAAAATATGCTAGTTACAGGAAAAAATTGGGATAAAATCTACGAGGTTAAGATTAAATAA
- a CDS encoding type I restriction enzyme HsdR N-terminal domain-containing protein, which yields MQLPKLDFKETFDFQFKKDKDTFFIYDLPRKSWLVLTPEEWVRQHWIHYFHKTKGYHLSALITEQKLELNGTTKRLDLLVTEKAKPKILIECKAPSVPLTEATFEQIARYNSIIKSPEIILSNGVQHIYAKYENENYTFYKRELY from the coding sequence ATGCAACTTCCAAAACTTGATTTTAAGGAAACTTTTGATTTCCAGTTTAAGAAAGACAAAGATACATTTTTTATTTACGATTTACCAAGAAAATCGTGGTTGGTGCTTACACCTGAAGAATGGGTGCGACAACACTGGATACATTATTTCCACAAGACTAAAGGTTATCATCTTTCCGCCCTTATCACAGAACAAAAACTAGAACTTAACGGAACAACAAAACGCCTAGATTTACTAGTTACAGAAAAGGCGAAACCTAAAATCTTAATAGAGTGTAAAGCTCCTTCCGTTCCTCTTACCGAAGCTACTTTTGAACAAATCGCGAGATATAATAGCATTATAAAATCCCCCGAAATTATTTTAAGTAATGGCGTGCAACACATCTATGCCAAATATGAGAATGAAAATTACACATTCTACAAGAGAGAGTTATACTAA
- a CDS encoding LolA family protein, with amino-acid sequence MKSILKKTGLIALSLGSISYLSAQKVDTKAKALLDGVSANYKSKKNTYFKFLYGSGKNKVQKAETGIFYSNGSQYKLKIMGTEQIFDGKKVYNISDEDQEVTIAMPNNDTAMFSPMSYLDDYKKGYDIEYLGKKKISTGKVADLVRMKPTKQSEIKYVYLFVDAGKKELLKLEQQSKDNDIAVIDIKDFKSNQNLSADTFSFNKSKYQNYIITEL; translated from the coding sequence ATGAAATCTATACTAAAAAAAACAGGATTAATTGCTCTATCTCTAGGAAGTATTTCTTACCTATCAGCTCAAAAAGTTGATACAAAGGCGAAGGCTCTTCTAGACGGTGTATCAGCTAATTATAAATCAAAAAAGAACACCTATTTCAAATTTTTATATGGCTCTGGCAAAAATAAAGTTCAGAAAGCTGAAACAGGGATTTTCTACTCTAACGGTTCTCAATATAAACTTAAGATAATGGGAACCGAACAAATATTCGACGGAAAAAAAGTTTACAATATCAGTGATGAAGACCAAGAGGTTACCATAGCAATGCCTAACAACGATACAGCAATGTTTTCCCCTATGAGCTATCTAGACGATTACAAGAAGGGCTATGATATTGAGTATCTAGGCAAAAAGAAAATCAGCACAGGCAAGGTAGCTGATTTGGTAAGAATGAAACCCACTAAACAAAGTGAAATAAAATATGTTTATCTTTTTGTAGATGCTGGTAAAAAAGAGCTTTTAAAACTAGAACAACAATCCAAGGATAATGATATTGCTGTGATTGATATCAAAGATTTTAAAAGTAATCAAAACTTAAGTGCTGATACTTTTAGCTTTAATAAATCAAAATATCAAAATTACATCATTACTGAACTTTAA